A single window of Salvia splendens isolate huo1 chromosome 8, SspV2, whole genome shotgun sequence DNA harbors:
- the LOC121742990 gene encoding E3 ubiquitin-protein ligase BAH1-like isoform X1: MKFCNEYEEMMQRLGQRKLPRIGCGTLNNILESCRKQLLHSHTADVRDNQANADGVSADSQPCSVCKGTFFPPLLKEIQGVVRFFNSRVQALLDRHLPSGCCKCFLWLGDRLLGTDVELIQECETLIAYATINTIAVRRLLQKYDKIHYSKQGQAFKSRAVSMQVEILQSPWLYELMALHINLREAKANMGSAPLQLDGFNLIFDNTKPSLSFELFDSISLNIELTCSICLETLFDPVSLGCGHLFCYMCACKASSVSVVDGLKAASGRKKCPVCREVGIYESAVNLEELHILLKRRSYLDSWPEYWEERRKMEKAERIEEAKQHWQSQAARFMGI, translated from the exons ATGAAGTTCTGTAACGAATACGAGGAGATGATGCAGAGGTTGGGGCAGAGGAAATTGCCTCGGATTGGCTGTGGGACCCTCAACAATATTTTGGAAAGTTGCAGAAAACAGCTCCTCCATTCACATACTGCTGATGTTCGTGACAATCAAGCTAATGCTGACGGTGTTTCTGCTGACTCACAGCCCTGTTCAG TGTGCAAGGGGACGTTTTTCCCTCCGCTTCTCAAGGAAATCCAGGGAGTAGTCAGATTCTTCAATAGCAGAGTGCAGGCACTGCTTGATCGTCACTTACCATCGGGTTGCTGCAAGTGCTTTCTTTGGTTGGGAGATAGATTACTAGGAACTGATGTTGAGCTTATTCAAGAATGTGAAACTCTTATTGCTTATGCTACCATTAACACCATTGCTGTGCGCAGATTGCTCCAAAAATACGACAAG ATTCATTATTCTAAGCAAGGTCAAGCTTTCAAGTCGCGTGCTGTAAGCATGCAGGTTGAGATCCTTCAGTCACCGTGGCTCTATGAACTTATGGCTCTCCACATAAATTTAAGAGAGGCTAAAGCAAATATGGGAAGTGCTCCTCTACAATTAGATGGTTTCAATCTGATATTTGACAATACGAAACCATCTCTCTCTTTTGAGCTCTTTGATTCAATCAGTCTCAACATTGAGTTAACCTGCTCGATATGCTTG GAGACATTATTTGATCCTGTATCTCTTGGCTGCGGTCATCTGTTTTGCTACATGTGTGCGTGTAAAGCTAGTTCAGTGAGCGTAGTGGACGGGCTCAAGGCAGCTAGCGGGCGTAAGAAATGTCCAGTTTGCCGTGAG GTGGGAATATACGAATCTGCTGTGAATTTGGAAGAATTGCATATCCTATTGAAAAGAAG GAGTTATTTGGACAGTTGGCCTGAGTACTGGGAAGAACGCCGCAAAATGGAGAAAGCAGAGAGAATTGAGGAGGCAAAGCAGCATTGGCAGTCTCAGGCAGCTCGATTTATGGGTATTTGA
- the LOC121742990 gene encoding E3 ubiquitin-protein ligase BAH1-like isoform X2 → MKFCNEYEEMMQRLGQRKLPRIGCGTLNNILESCRKQLLHSHTADVRDNQANADGVSADSQPCSVCKGTFFPPLLKEIQGVVRFFNSRVQALLDRHLPSGCCKCFLWLGDRLLGTDVELIQECETLIAYATINTIAVRRLLQKYDKIHYSKQGQAFKSRAVSMQVEILQSPWLYELMALHINLREAKANMGSAPLQLDGFNLIFDNTKPSLSFELFDSISLNIELTCSICLETLFDPVSLGCGHLFCYMCACKASSVSVVDGLKAASGRKKCPVCREVGIYESAVNLEELHILLKRSWPEYWEERRKMEKAERIEEAKQHWQSQAARFMGI, encoded by the exons ATGAAGTTCTGTAACGAATACGAGGAGATGATGCAGAGGTTGGGGCAGAGGAAATTGCCTCGGATTGGCTGTGGGACCCTCAACAATATTTTGGAAAGTTGCAGAAAACAGCTCCTCCATTCACATACTGCTGATGTTCGTGACAATCAAGCTAATGCTGACGGTGTTTCTGCTGACTCACAGCCCTGTTCAG TGTGCAAGGGGACGTTTTTCCCTCCGCTTCTCAAGGAAATCCAGGGAGTAGTCAGATTCTTCAATAGCAGAGTGCAGGCACTGCTTGATCGTCACTTACCATCGGGTTGCTGCAAGTGCTTTCTTTGGTTGGGAGATAGATTACTAGGAACTGATGTTGAGCTTATTCAAGAATGTGAAACTCTTATTGCTTATGCTACCATTAACACCATTGCTGTGCGCAGATTGCTCCAAAAATACGACAAG ATTCATTATTCTAAGCAAGGTCAAGCTTTCAAGTCGCGTGCTGTAAGCATGCAGGTTGAGATCCTTCAGTCACCGTGGCTCTATGAACTTATGGCTCTCCACATAAATTTAAGAGAGGCTAAAGCAAATATGGGAAGTGCTCCTCTACAATTAGATGGTTTCAATCTGATATTTGACAATACGAAACCATCTCTCTCTTTTGAGCTCTTTGATTCAATCAGTCTCAACATTGAGTTAACCTGCTCGATATGCTTG GAGACATTATTTGATCCTGTATCTCTTGGCTGCGGTCATCTGTTTTGCTACATGTGTGCGTGTAAAGCTAGTTCAGTGAGCGTAGTGGACGGGCTCAAGGCAGCTAGCGGGCGTAAGAAATGTCCAGTTTGCCGTGAG GTGGGAATATACGAATCTGCTGTGAATTTGGAAGAATTGCATATCCTATTGAAAAGAAG TTGGCCTGAGTACTGGGAAGAACGCCGCAAAATGGAGAAAGCAGAGAGAATTGAGGAGGCAAAGCAGCATTGGCAGTCTCAGGCAGCTCGATTTATGGGTATTTGA